From a region of the Methanolinea sp. genome:
- a CDS encoding ATP-binding cassette domain-containing protein, protein MDAISVKNLTKRFSDLVAVDNVSFTVRPGEVFGYLGPNGAGKTTTIRILTGITAPTGGSASIFGLDIVSDTIRARRQMGIVYETSNVYDDLTAWQNIMFAGELYNVGKQEREKRGKELLEIFGLWERRAGRVHGFSKGMKRRLTLAMGLINDPKLLFLDEPTSGLDVQSNLIIRDVLHDLTSRGVTVFLTTHNIEEANVTCDRVAIINKGRIAAIDSPERLKKTIQSVQSVEVAFEKGITAVLPDLPNLPTVNEIRKEGDKVRIYTDDPTTLLEEIMEYARVHRNRIVSATTRGPTLEDVFIHLTGLAAQGRGGDSGDR, encoded by the coding sequence ATGGATGCCATTTCGGTAAAGAATCTGACAAAAAGGTTTTCTGATCTCGTAGCGGTCGATAACGTGAGTTTTACCGTGCGTCCTGGAGAGGTCTTTGGGTACCTTGGTCCGAACGGCGCCGGGAAGACCACCACTATCCGCATCCTTACCGGGATAACGGCTCCCACCGGAGGATCTGCCAGTATCTTCGGACTCGATATTGTCAGTGATACCATCAGGGCACGCCGGCAGATGGGTATTGTTTACGAGACCTCGAATGTCTATGATGATCTGACTGCGTGGCAGAACATAATGTTTGCCGGAGAACTCTACAACGTAGGAAAGCAGGAACGGGAGAAGAGGGGGAAGGAACTTCTTGAGATCTTCGGGTTATGGGAGAGGAGGGCAGGTCGGGTTCATGGATTTTCAAAGGGAATGAAACGACGGCTCACCCTGGCGATGGGACTCATCAATGATCCAAAGCTCCTCTTTCTCGACGAACCAACTTCCGGTCTCGATGTGCAGAGCAACCTGATTATACGCGACGTACTTCACGACCTTACCAGCCGGGGAGTGACCGTCTTTCTCACCACCCATAACATCGAAGAGGCAAATGTCACCTGCGACCGTGTTGCCATCATCAACAAAGGCCGTATTGCGGCCATTGATTCTCCGGAGCGATTGAAAAAGACCATTCAGAGTGTTCAATCTGTCGAGGTCGCCTTCGAGAAAGGAATTACCGCGGTTCTTCCCGATCTCCCCAACCTACCCACGGTGAACGAGATACGAAAGGAAGGGGACAAGGTCAGGATCTACACCGATGACCCGACGACTCTCCTCGAGGAAATTATGGAATATGCCCGGGTCCATCGCAACCGGATAGTGAGTGCGACCACCAGGGGGCCGACTCTTGAGGATGTATTCATACACCTGACCGGCCTGGCAGCACAGGGCAGGGGAGGGGACAGCGGTGATCGATGA
- a CDS encoding ABC transporter permease, translating into MAEVRASWAIAKKDMFIYYLRPSIIVSGLLFPLFMFLAFASGKNVPLGTLIPGLISITLLFSSSTIEPVSIPIERRTKTFERLISAPVSLHAIVFGESLSGFMYSIGIALAPLLIGIFAFGTGIPFPLHLIAGMLLTALCFSTLGTLFAAYPTENPGDIMSMLNLVRLPLIFVSGTFIPLDTMPPVGKAISYLSPLTYGNDLIQGSYGHPTYFNPFFNIAILIFFFILFQVIAHWLFTKFNE; encoded by the coding sequence ATGGCAGAGGTAAGGGCCTCATGGGCGATTGCAAAAAAGGACATGTTTATCTATTACCTCAGGCCCAGCATCATAGTTTCCGGCCTGCTCTTTCCCCTTTTTATGTTCCTGGCATTCGCATCAGGGAAAAACGTTCCCCTGGGTACTCTCATCCCGGGACTGATCTCAATTACCCTGCTCTTCTCCTCGTCGACCATTGAACCGGTGTCAATTCCAATAGAACGGCGGACAAAGACCTTTGAGCGGCTCATATCAGCACCGGTTTCTCTCCATGCAATCGTGTTTGGGGAGAGCCTCTCGGGGTTCATGTACAGCATCGGGATAGCGCTCGCCCCCCTTCTCATTGGAATCTTTGCGTTTGGTACAGGAATCCCCTTCCCTTTACATCTCATCGCGGGAATGCTCCTGACTGCGTTATGTTTTTCGACGTTGGGCACCCTTTTCGCTGCTTATCCGACTGAAAACCCCGGTGATATCATGTCGATGCTGAACCTGGTCCGTCTCCCCCTCATCTTTGTTTCCGGGACATTCATCCCACTTGACACCATGCCACCGGTTGGAAAGGCGATCTCATACCTCTCACCGCTCACGTATGGAAACGACCTCATCCAGGGATCGTACGGGCATCCCACCTATTTCAACCCTTTTTTTAATATAGCCATACTTATTTTCTTTTTCATTCTATTCCAGGTTATAGCCCACTGGTTGTTCACGAAGTTTAACGAGTGA